In Romeriopsis navalis LEGE 11480, the sequence TTGAACAACTTTCTCGTAGCGAATGCTGGGTTTACTGCTTTTGATCTTGTAACAGACCAGCTAAATATCTTGGGAAGTCTTGTGATTGCCGGTTAACCACTGTCACCAAGTGGCCTGATCTGCTTGAGCTGCGCTTCAAACTTGCTCATCTTAGACTGTCGTATTCGAAAAGAAATTCTACATGATTAAACAATATCCGAGAAACCTTCACCCCATATCATTAGTGCTTTTACGGGATTGTTGACAAATGTAACGCGAATTGGGTCAGGTCATGATGATTTGGGCATTCTGGAGCAACGGTCTAACGCTGAGGAAGATGCTGGCCAATGATGCCTCTCAAGAGTTTGCTGCGATCACGAATGGTTCGGTTACGAGGTTCTGTGTTTATTTTGGCCATATGCGGCCTACTTTGTTTTGGTTTATCGTCTTTACTCTCGGCGTCAGCTCTAGATGAAGCAACTTCGACTAATGTCGTCACGACTGAGCCGATTGAGCCAATCCCCCAAACAATTGCGCTGAACTCGGAGAAAGTTGAACTGGGTAACCAGCTATTTCATGATCCGCAACTCTCAGGTAACGGTAAGGTCTCCTGTGCGAGTTGTCATAAGCTCTCCCTGGCTGGTGCTGATCAGCTGCCTAAGTCAATTGGTACGGGCATGGGTTTTGTGAATGCGCCGACCGTTTTCAACAGTGGCTTAAATATTAAACAGTTCTGGGATGGTCGGGCCGATACCCTAGAGACCCAAATTGATGGGCCGATGACCAGTGACCATGAGATGAACTCAAATTGGCCTGATGTGGTGAATAAACTGACGAATTCGGCCGCTTATAAAGCCGAGTTTGCCAAGCTCTACCCCAACGGCATCAACCCAGACAACATCAAAGATGCGATCGCCACATTCGAACGATCGCTCTACACCCCCAATTCCCGGTTTGACCAATATCTGCGGGGAAATCAGGCCATTCTCACTAGTAGCGAAAAAGCTGGCTATCAAAAATTCAAAGACTTTGGCTGTGTTGCCTGCCATCAGGGTGCCGGGGTCGGCGGCAATATGTTCCAGAAGTTCGGTGTCTTTGGCGATTATTTCAAAGACCGGGGCAATATTACCAAGGAAGATTTAGGCCGCTACAACGTCACCCAAGATGAGGCCGATCGCTACGCCTTTAAAGTGCCAAGTCTCCGGAATGTGGTCCTGACTGCACCATACTTCCATGATGGTTCGGTCGAGACCGTGGATGAAGCGGTCAAAGTCATGATCAAGTATCAGCTAGGTCGTCCAGCCGATCAAACCGATATCGACCAGATTGTTCAGTTCCTTAATACCCTGACTGCTAACGTCGCAGGAGATCAATCATGAAGCGTAAAACTATCCTGACGGCGGCGGCCGCTGGTTCACTGCTAGTGCTGCTGGGCTTGGTGACGAAAGGTCGCGCAATCAACATCGATCGCCATTTATCCTATCGCGATCGGTTGACTGCACAACTCCAAAACGATCTCACCGCCAATCAAAATGTGCTGAAAGCACGTTACTCACTGCATACATCCTACGATTCGCTAACTCGGGAATTGCAGCAGGCACAGGCGTTGCAAAAGGAACTTAGCAAAGTTCCAGAATTTCTCGGTAATCAAGGGACGCAACGGCTAGAAACTCAACTGGCAACTGCAAGCGAAACGCTAAAGCAGAAACGTGAGTTGTCGGAACGGTTTAAATCGCAAAATGCATTGCTGAAGAACTCACTCTCCTATTTGCCCGCTTTGATCGATCAAATGCAGCAAAAAGGGGGTGGCCAAATTGATCAATCCCTCAGTGAACTGCTGGATGAAATTCTGCTCTATACGCTATCGGCGGATGAGACATTAGTCCCCAAAATCCAGCGTCAAATTGAGCAAATTCAGTCATCTCTTGGTAGTGGCGGGGCGAAGAGCGATACCAATATTGCGCTCTCCCATGCCAAGATCATTCTGAAAAATAAACCTCAGGTTGATCAGCTAACCCAAGAATTATTAGACTTACCGACGACAGCGCAAATTCGTGACTTATCGAAAGCCTACGAGCAAGAATATCAAACGGCAGTGGGACAAGCCCGATTGTTTCAACTGGGTGCCTATGCCTGGTTTATTGGTTTACTGGGGGGCGCCGCTTATCTGTTCTTCACGATGACGCAACTGCGCAAAGCGGAGCAGCAGGCCAGCCATCTGTTTGAGAGTATTACCGATGCGTTTGTCGGCATCGATAATCAATGGATGATTACCTACGTCAATGCCCAGGCCGCAACGACCTTAGAGCAGCAGTCAGAAACCTTAGTGGGGCAATCTTTCTGGGCGGCGTTCCCCCAAGATTTGGGTCAACAGGCCAAACAGTACTATAACCAAGCGATCGCGGAACAATCCGTCGTTACGTTTGAAACCCAGTATGAGGCAAAGCAATGCTGGTTAGAGTTCCATCTTTATCCCAGTGCAGATGGGCTTTCCGTGTTTTGGCAGGATATCAGCGATCGTAAGCAGGCGGAGGCGAAGCTCTCGGAAAGTCTGTATGCGACGGAAAAAGCTAAGGAAAAAGCTGAAGCCGAGCGGATTAAGGCCGAGGAGGCGAATAAATCTAAGAGTGATTTCCTGGCCAATATGAGCCATGAATTGCGCACACCACTGAATGCGATTATCGGCTACAGCGAAATTCTTGAAGAAGATGCGGAGGATATTGGTCAGGATGACTTTATTCCCGATCTCCAAAAAATTCGCAATTCGGGTAAGCACCTCTTGGGCTTGATTAATGATGTGCTTGACTTGTCCAAGATCGAAGCTGGACAAATGGAGCTATACCTTGAAAACTTCGAGTTGATGCCATTGCTGCGAGATGTGACATCGACGATTCAGCCGCTGATCGAACAGAAAAGTAATGAACTGATCTTGCAATGTCCGGAAGATATTGGCACATTCTATGCCGATCAAGTTAAGGTCCGCCAGATTCTCTTTAACCTGCTAAGTAATGCGAGTAAGTTTACTGAAAACGGCAAAATCACCCTTAGCGTTTCTCGGACGAGTGCGAGTGATGGCACATGGTTCAATTTCCAGGTGAAAGATACCGGGATCGGGATGCGACCGGACCAGCTCGAAAAAATCTTTAACGCTTTTACCCAGGCCGATGCTTCGACCACCCGGAAATATGGCGGTACGGGGCTTGGGTTAACCATTACCAAGAGCTTTACCAAGATGATGGGAGGTGAAGTCCAGGTCGAGAGCGAATACGAACAGGGTACAACCTTTAATATTCGGATTCCCCAGGCAATCTCGACAGCCCCCGCACATTCGCCCAGTGATGTATCAGCGAATGGCACAGGGTCGACGCCCGTTGCTGATCCGAGTATGGCTGAAGTGCCTGCCCTTGGTGGCCCTTGCTTGGGCACAATCCTGGTAATTGACGACGATCGTGCTGCTTGCGAAATGGTGCAACGATCGCTGAGCCACCATAACTACCGCGTGGTGTATGCCCACACAGGCGCACAGGGACTCGAAATTGCGGCCCAACTCCGGCCCGATGCGATCGTGCTTGACGTAATCATGCCGGAAATGGATGGATGGCAGGTGCTCAACGCGCTCAAAGAGAATCCAGAGCTGGCCGACATCCCGGTAATTCTGTCGACGATGGTGACGGATGAGGCCATGGGTTATTCGCTGGGTGCCTCGGCCTATCTGCCCAAGCCCGTCGATCGTGAACGTCTGTTGACCGTGCTCGAAAAATATCGCCCGGCCCAGCAGCAAGATGCTTGGGTACTGGTGGTCGAAGATGATGCTGATTCGCGCAATATGTTGCAACGCTCCGTTGCCCGTGAAGGATGGCAAACGCAAACGGCGGAAAATGGCCGTCAGGCGTTAGCCCAAATCGAACAAGCCGAATCATTTCCGAGCTTAATCTTGCTTGATCTAATGATGCCGGAGATGGATGGGTTTGACTTTATCGAAACCTTGAAACAACAAGAAGCCGGTCGATCTGTGCCAATCATCGTGCTGACTGCCAAAGATTTGACCGCTGCCGATCGCGTTGCCCTAGGTGATGCGGTGCAAGCGGTGCATCAAAAGCGCGGCTTCGATCGTCAGTATTTCCTCGACGAGATTCAGGAATTTATTGAACTGCAAACTAATTCTCTAGCAACAACCGAAGGAGTGGCTTAACCTATGGACCGTCGTTTATTTATCAAATTGGCTGGCGTGAGCACGATCGCCACTTCCTTACCGGCGACCCTCACGGCCTGTAATGGGGCAAAAAGCAATGAGTCAAGCAATGCGCTTGAGGCGAAAGCCCCCCCAACGAGTCAGGCTCCGGCGCGTAGCGATGGATTTACGGATATTGGCAGTGTGGCCGACTTAGCTGAGAGTGGTAGCCTGCGTTATCAAGATGCGAAAGGGAATGGCATTTTGGTGGTGCAACAGTCCGATACCCCAGAAGATGTCCAAGCATTCTCATCGGTTTGTACCCATCAGGGCTGTAACGTCTCCTGGAAAGCCAAGGATAAAGATATTTTCTGTGCCTGCCACGGTTCGCGGTTTGCGACCGATGGAAAAGTCACTGAGGGGCCAGCCGAAACGCCCCTGCAACAATATCTGACTAAGGTTGAGGACAACCGTATTTTGATCAAGATGGTCTAGTTGATTTTGCAATCAACAATTTCAGCAACGTTTTTAGATTGGTTTACATCATGGCGAAGATTCTTCTGGTAGAGGACAACGAGTTTAATCGAGATATGCTGAGCCGTCGCCTCAAGCGGCGTGGCCATGAGGTGCTGATCGCCGTGGATGGGCTTGAGGGAATCAATCTCGCCTTATCCGCCATGCCCGATCTGATTTTGATGGATATGAGCCTGCCGGAAATTGATGGATGGGAAGCAACTCGCCGGTTGAAAGCCGATGCCGTTACCGCGGGGATTCCGATTATCGCCTTGACTGCCCATGCGATGGTTGGCGATCGTGATCGTGCCCTCGCCGCTGGTTGTGATGAGTACGATACAAAACCGGTTGAGCTACCACGCTTGCTGGGCAAAATGCAGCAATTACTGGAAGCCGATCGGCCAGCTCCCGCAGTTGAATCTACAGTTAAGTCTTTTCCTAGCAACGCTGTCATTACAGATGATAGACAGGATGCCCTAACGCCAGCAGCGATTGTACAAGATCGCGCTCAGCCAGATAGCATTCAGCCAGCCAGTCCTAAACTCGATAGCTTTACAGATAGCACTAAGCCAAATGGTCAAGCGACCGTTGTGGATAACCCAGCGGTAATGACACCGCCAATTCAAGTTGAAATAGCTGCCGCAACTCAAACTGAGTCTAGTCAAACTGAGCTAACGACTGCTGCAACTCAAACTGAGCCTAGTCAAATTGATTCTACTCAGACTGAGCCAACGACTTCTGCAACTCAAACTGAGTCTAGCCAAACTGAGCTAACGATCGCTAAAAGCATTGAACCACTAGAGCATTCTGCTGCAACAACTGGCCCAAGCACATTGCTAGTTGTTGATGATAATGAAAATAACCGTGACATGCTGGGTCGCCGACTTGAGCGTCAGGGATATCAAGTCATTTTGGCTGATAGTGGGGAGGTAGCCTTGGCCACACTGAAGGCCGAACCATCGATCGACTTAGTCTTGCTCGATATTATGATGCCTGGGATGGATGGTCTGGAAACCTTATCGCACATTCGCCAAATGTACGAGTCCCACGAGCTGCCGGTGATTATGGCGACGGCAAAAAGCCAAATGGAAGATATGGTGCAGGCGTTTAAAGGCGGCGCCAACGACTATATTACGAAGCCGATCGACTTTCCCGCAGCCCAAGTCCGAATCAAAACACAGCTCCAGCAAATGCAGGCAATGCGGCAGCCACAGATCCAGGTCATGGAAGCTGTATCCCAGCCGATCGCCTCGCCACCTTTGATGCCCACGCCTGTTGCGAATGCATCTGTTGCCCCGGCGGCGGCACCGTCAGTTGAGGTGTCAGTTAATTCGGCGGAAACTGCGGCTTTACCAGCATTATCTACGTCAACTAATCCAACCTTATTCTTCCAAGACCGCTATCGGTTGATTCGGCAATTAGCAGAAGATTCTTTGGGTTGCACAATGCTGGTTGAAGATCAGCAAACGCTGACTCCAACCAAACGAATTGTGGAATGGATTAAGTTCAGCGCATTGCTCCAGCAGGACAGTCAACGGCGCGATTTGCGAACTAATCTCACTGCAGAGAAAGCCCGGCTCGAAGCAATTCGGCAGGCGGGATATGCGGTGCCATTGCAGGAAATCGCCGAATTGAATGGCGATGTCTATTTGACCAATATGTGGTTTCAAGGACAATCGCTGCAAGAGCAAATGCTGAGTCGTCCACCGGCAAAATCGGCCGTTGAGTGTTTAAGATTCATTGAAACATTGCTCCGTCTGCTGATTCCTCTGCACCAGCATCAGGTGATTCATGGGAATCTACAGCCACAGCATATTTTCCAAATGCCAAATACCCAGGTGTTTATTCTGACGAACTGGGGGAGTCGCCAGCGGTTACTGACTGGCTTACTCCCGGATCTCTGGGAGCAAATTCCGTTGAGCGATCGTCCCTACTATGCGCCGGAACTCAAACAAGATAACCTCTGCCTTGCCAGTGATATTTATAGTGTCGGTATCCTGGGACTAGAAGCGCTCACTGGCAAAAGTGCCAGCCAGCTACCGATGGATGCGAATGGCCATGTATTCTGGGAAGGGCTTTTAGGTGCATATCCGGCCGTCGCTGATGTCTTTGAGCGGTTGTTGTCGCCGGATTTGGAAAAGCGGTTTAGCTCGATCGCTGAAGCCAAAAATGAGATTCTGGCCAGTTGGTATAAACTCCAGCAGCTCCAACCCGCTTAGCCTGGTTGAATTGGTAGCTTCATTTAATTGGATCGTTTTTCCAAGGGGCTCCGACCCTGCGCGGCGGAGTCCACGGTCTGTTCAATGCGTTTCAGTCTTGTGGTGGCTCGCTTGGCCGTCGCAATCCAGTAGAGGATATTTTTCTGATTGGTATTGCTAAAGTTATCGAAGTTTGTTTTGGCCGTACGATTACTTGAAAGAGCGACTGCCAAATCCTCTGGCACAATCAGCGCTTCAATGTCATCAAGAAAGGTCCAAGAACCATCTTGTTTTGCCGCAGTAATTTTGGCTAACCCAGCATCGGTCATCAAACCGGCGGCGATTAGTTCTTCAATATACTGCTTATTGACCTTTGACCAGACGCTACCAGGTTTGCGCGGTGTGATAATTTGACGATAACGTTCAGCGTCGATTGACTGGGTTTTACTGTCAATCCAGCCAAAACAAAGGCATTCCTGGACAACTTCTTCGTAACGAATACTGGACTTACCGCTCTTGATTTTGTAGTAGACCAGCCAGACGCCTGGAGAAGTCGTATGGTTGTTGACCAACCACTGCCGCCAAGCTGCGCGATCGACCGCATAAACTTCCGTTAACTGATCGTCAAACTTTCCCATAGTCTTAGATTGTGGCCATCCACGATCGAATCAAATCATTCACTGCCTTTGGGTCATCATCGTGGGGACAATGTCCGGCATTAATATAGGCTTCCGTGGCAGTTGGATAAAACTGCATAAACTTCGCGCCCCGCTTGCGTGCATCCCCAATCCACGGGTCTTTCTCACCCCAAATAATCAGCAAGGGATTTGTCAGTTTTTTCAGCAACGTATCCGCTGGTTCTCCCTTGGGCGATCGAAACAACCGGGCAAAGGTGCGCGCCGAACCCGGATCGCAGGAGGGCCGATAAATATCTTCGATTAATTCATCGGTGACTTCGGCTTGATTCACATACACTTTTTGCAGTGTCTTGCGAATGTACTTCTTGTTCTGTACAGATTTAAAGATTAGCCAACTGACCCAATCCTGGTTCAGTAAGAACTTCATCGTATTGCCCATGGTCTTCTGCATCGCCGTGGGTTCCGGCGGCGGCACATCACTAAAGCCACCGACAGGATTAAGCAAAATGCCGCCCGCCGTCACTTCCGGAAACAGCGCATTTGTGGCTAGGGCGGAATACCCCCCGATCGAATTTCCCGCAATCACCGCCGGACGCTTGATTATTTGATTGATAAAGTCATTGAGCTGATTGCACCAGAGGTCAGCGCTATACTGAGTATCCGCCTTTGTCGATCGACCAAAGCCTAATAAATCGATCGCCCACACTTCAAACTCGGTCTGCAATGCGGCAATATTCTTCTTCCAATGATCCGT encodes:
- a CDS encoding cytochrome-c peroxidase, yielding MVRLRGSVFILAICGLLCFGLSSLLSASALDEATSTNVVTTEPIEPIPQTIALNSEKVELGNQLFHDPQLSGNGKVSCASCHKLSLAGADQLPKSIGTGMGFVNAPTVFNSGLNIKQFWDGRADTLETQIDGPMTSDHEMNSNWPDVVNKLTNSAAYKAEFAKLYPNGINPDNIKDAIATFERSLYTPNSRFDQYLRGNQAILTSSEKAGYQKFKDFGCVACHQGAGVGGNMFQKFGVFGDYFKDRGNITKEDLGRYNVTQDEADRYAFKVPSLRNVVLTAPYFHDGSVETVDEAVKVMIKYQLGRPADQTDIDQIVQFLNTLTANVAGDQS
- a CDS encoding DAHL domain-containing protein translates to MKRKTILTAAAAGSLLVLLGLVTKGRAINIDRHLSYRDRLTAQLQNDLTANQNVLKARYSLHTSYDSLTRELQQAQALQKELSKVPEFLGNQGTQRLETQLATASETLKQKRELSERFKSQNALLKNSLSYLPALIDQMQQKGGGQIDQSLSELLDEILLYTLSADETLVPKIQRQIEQIQSSLGSGGAKSDTNIALSHAKIILKNKPQVDQLTQELLDLPTTAQIRDLSKAYEQEYQTAVGQARLFQLGAYAWFIGLLGGAAYLFFTMTQLRKAEQQASHLFESITDAFVGIDNQWMITYVNAQAATTLEQQSETLVGQSFWAAFPQDLGQQAKQYYNQAIAEQSVVTFETQYEAKQCWLEFHLYPSADGLSVFWQDISDRKQAEAKLSESLYATEKAKEKAEAERIKAEEANKSKSDFLANMSHELRTPLNAIIGYSEILEEDAEDIGQDDFIPDLQKIRNSGKHLLGLINDVLDLSKIEAGQMELYLENFELMPLLRDVTSTIQPLIEQKSNELILQCPEDIGTFYADQVKVRQILFNLLSNASKFTENGKITLSVSRTSASDGTWFNFQVKDTGIGMRPDQLEKIFNAFTQADASTTRKYGGTGLGLTITKSFTKMMGGEVQVESEYEQGTTFNIRIPQAISTAPAHSPSDVSANGTGSTPVADPSMAEVPALGGPCLGTILVIDDDRAACEMVQRSLSHHNYRVVYAHTGAQGLEIAAQLRPDAIVLDVIMPEMDGWQVLNALKENPELADIPVILSTMVTDEAMGYSLGASAYLPKPVDRERLLTVLEKYRPAQQQDAWVLVVEDDADSRNMLQRSVAREGWQTQTAENGRQALAQIEQAESFPSLILLDLMMPEMDGFDFIETLKQQEAGRSVPIIVLTAKDLTAADRVALGDAVQAVHQKRGFDRQYFLDEIQEFIELQTNSLATTEGVA
- a CDS encoding ubiquinol-cytochrome c reductase iron-sulfur subunit gives rise to the protein MDRRLFIKLAGVSTIATSLPATLTACNGAKSNESSNALEAKAPPTSQAPARSDGFTDIGSVADLAESGSLRYQDAKGNGILVVQQSDTPEDVQAFSSVCTHQGCNVSWKAKDKDIFCACHGSRFATDGKVTEGPAETPLQQYLTKVEDNRILIKMV
- a CDS encoding response regulator, coding for MAKILLVEDNEFNRDMLSRRLKRRGHEVLIAVDGLEGINLALSAMPDLILMDMSLPEIDGWEATRRLKADAVTAGIPIIALTAHAMVGDRDRALAAGCDEYDTKPVELPRLLGKMQQLLEADRPAPAVESTVKSFPSNAVITDDRQDALTPAAIVQDRAQPDSIQPASPKLDSFTDSTKPNGQATVVDNPAVMTPPIQVEIAAATQTESSQTELTTAATQTEPSQIDSTQTEPTTSATQTESSQTELTIAKSIEPLEHSAATTGPSTLLVVDDNENNRDMLGRRLERQGYQVILADSGEVALATLKAEPSIDLVLLDIMMPGMDGLETLSHIRQMYESHELPVIMATAKSQMEDMVQAFKGGANDYITKPIDFPAAQVRIKTQLQQMQAMRQPQIQVMEAVSQPIASPPLMPTPVANASVAPAAAPSVEVSVNSAETAALPALSTSTNPTLFFQDRYRLIRQLAEDSLGCTMLVEDQQTLTPTKRIVEWIKFSALLQQDSQRRDLRTNLTAEKARLEAIRQAGYAVPLQEIAELNGDVYLTNMWFQGQSLQEQMLSRPPAKSAVECLRFIETLLRLLIPLHQHQVIHGNLQPQHIFQMPNTQVFILTNWGSRQRLLTGLLPDLWEQIPLSDRPYYAPELKQDNLCLASDIYSVGILGLEALTGKSASQLPMDANGHVFWEGLLGAYPAVADVFERLLSPDLEKRFSSIAEAKNEILASWYKLQQLQPA
- a CDS encoding YdeI/OmpD-associated family protein — translated: MGKFDDQLTEVYAVDRAAWRQWLVNNHTTSPGVWLVYYKIKSGKSSIRYEEVVQECLCFGWIDSKTQSIDAERYRQIITPRKPGSVWSKVNKQYIEELIAAGLMTDAGLAKITAAKQDGSWTFLDDIEALIVPEDLAVALSSNRTAKTNFDNFSNTNQKNILYWIATAKRATTRLKRIEQTVDSAAQGRSPLEKRSN
- a CDS encoding alpha/beta fold hydrolase, whose translation is MTTTAAPSQSTGQYWSWRDYQIYYVQAGQNPDKPPLLLVHGFGASTDHWKKNIAALQTEFEVWAIDLLGFGRSTKADTQYSADLWCNQLNDFINQIIKRPAVIAGNSIGGYSALATNALFPEVTAGGILLNPVGGFSDVPPPEPTAMQKTMGNTMKFLLNQDWVSWLIFKSVQNKKYIRKTLQKVYVNQAEVTDELIEDIYRPSCDPGSARTFARLFRSPKGEPADTLLKKLTNPLLIIWGEKDPWIGDARKRGAKFMQFYPTATEAYINAGHCPHDDDPKAVNDLIRSWMATI